One genomic segment of Salinibacter grassmerensis includes these proteins:
- a CDS encoding thioredoxin domain-containing protein: MPNRLADEQSPYLRQHKDNPVNWRPWGEAAFAKAREEDKPIFLSIGYSTCHWCHVMERESFEDDDVATLLNDGFVPIKVDREERPDVDSIYMDVCQMMRGQGGWPLTVLLTPDRKPFFAATYLPKEGRFQRTGLMDLLPRVRQLWNSDDRAKLLDDAEQVTDRLQSVGDDQTDGDAPGPTLLDEAARQLSQQFDRTHGGFGSAPKFPAPHNLLFLLRHWHRTGEQEALDLVTTTLDRMRWGGLFDQVGYGFHRYSTDQQWKLPHFEKMLYDQAMHVLAYTEAYQATGTDRYERTAREVLTYVLRDLQAPDGGFFSAEDADSLNAEGDMEEGAFYVWSIEDIRERLEPALADLVIDVYNMSPEGNYQEEGTGERTGKNVLHREQSLAAAAEQRGTDVETLRDRLDTARRALLDARSERPRPGLDDKVLTDWNGLMTAALAKAARVFDEPTFEEAAVQTGRFVLDTMHDADGCLLHRYREGEAGIQATLDDYAFLIWGLLELYETTLDTDWLRAAVEHMEAALDRFWDAEGGGFYMTPEDGEALIVRPKEANDGALPSGNSVQLMNLLRLARFTDRTEFEERAAALSRWAGATARRRPTGFTAMLSGLHWALGTPREVVVVGEPDSDDTNALIRVLRDTYTPTTVTLRRPPGDADITSLAPFTESQTPVDGQAAAYVCEAFRCQAPVTAPEALRDQLRTDGEG, encoded by the coding sequence ATGCCCAACCGCCTCGCCGACGAGCAGAGCCCATATCTGCGCCAGCACAAGGACAACCCTGTTAACTGGCGCCCGTGGGGCGAAGCGGCGTTTGCGAAGGCGCGCGAAGAGGACAAGCCGATCTTCCTGTCCATCGGGTACTCGACGTGCCACTGGTGTCACGTCATGGAGCGGGAGTCCTTTGAGGACGACGACGTGGCGACGCTCCTCAACGACGGCTTCGTGCCGATCAAGGTGGACCGCGAGGAGCGCCCCGACGTCGACAGCATCTATATGGACGTCTGCCAGATGATGCGGGGGCAGGGCGGATGGCCGTTGACCGTGCTCCTGACCCCCGACCGGAAGCCCTTCTTCGCGGCGACGTACCTGCCAAAGGAAGGGCGTTTTCAGCGGACGGGCCTCATGGACCTCCTGCCCCGGGTCAGGCAGCTCTGGAACAGCGACGACCGGGCGAAGCTTCTCGACGACGCGGAGCAGGTCACCGACCGGCTCCAAAGCGTTGGAGACGATCAGACGGACGGGGATGCGCCCGGGCCGACGCTCCTCGACGAGGCGGCGCGACAGCTCTCTCAGCAGTTCGACCGGACGCACGGCGGATTCGGGTCGGCCCCGAAGTTCCCGGCGCCGCACAACTTGCTTTTCCTGCTTCGTCACTGGCACCGAACGGGGGAGCAGGAGGCCCTCGATCTGGTCACCACGACGCTCGACCGGATGCGGTGGGGTGGCCTTTTTGACCAGGTGGGGTACGGCTTCCACCGGTACTCCACCGATCAGCAGTGGAAGCTGCCCCACTTCGAGAAGATGCTGTACGACCAGGCCATGCACGTCCTGGCCTACACGGAGGCCTACCAGGCAACCGGCACCGACCGGTACGAACGCACGGCCCGCGAGGTGCTCACGTACGTTCTCCGCGACCTTCAGGCCCCGGATGGCGGGTTCTTCTCCGCCGAGGACGCCGACAGCCTGAATGCGGAGGGCGACATGGAAGAGGGGGCGTTTTACGTCTGGTCGATCGAAGACATTCGAGAGCGCCTGGAGCCGGCCCTGGCGGACCTCGTGATCGACGTCTACAACATGTCTCCGGAGGGCAACTACCAGGAGGAGGGGACGGGCGAGCGGACCGGGAAAAACGTGCTGCACCGCGAGCAGTCCCTCGCCGCGGCGGCTGAGCAGCGAGGGACGGACGTGGAGACGCTCCGGGATCGCCTCGACACGGCCCGCCGTGCCCTGCTTGACGCCCGATCCGAGCGTCCGCGCCCCGGCCTCGATGACAAGGTGCTGACGGACTGGAATGGTCTCATGACGGCGGCGCTCGCGAAGGCCGCCCGCGTCTTTGACGAGCCCACCTTTGAGGAGGCCGCCGTTCAGACGGGTCGGTTTGTGCTCGACACGATGCACGACGCGGACGGTTGCCTGCTCCACCGGTACCGGGAGGGCGAGGCTGGCATCCAGGCCACCCTCGACGACTACGCGTTTCTGATCTGGGGACTCCTGGAGCTGTACGAGACGACGCTCGACACCGACTGGCTCCGGGCGGCGGTCGAGCACATGGAGGCGGCCCTGGATCGCTTCTGGGACGCCGAGGGCGGCGGCTTTTACATGACTCCCGAGGATGGAGAGGCCCTCATCGTGCGCCCGAAGGAGGCGAACGACGGTGCCCTGCCGTCCGGCAACTCGGTGCAGCTGATGAACCTGTTGCGGCTGGCTCGCTTCACCGACCGCACCGAGTTTGAGGAGCGGGCGGCGGCGTTGAGCCGGTGGGCCGGGGCTACCGCCCGGCGCCGGCCGACCGGGTTCACGGCGATGCTCTCGGGGTTGCATTGGGCGCTGGGCACCCCGCGGGAGGTCGTGGTGGTGGGCGAGCCCGATTCGGACGACACCAATGCCCTGATTCGTGTGCTTCGGGACACCTACACCCCAACCACGGTCACGCTGCGTCGCCCCCCCGGCGACGCGGACATCACGTCCCTCGCCCCGTTTACGGAGTCGCAGACGCCCGTCGATGGACAGGCCGCCGCGTACGTCTGTGAGGCATTCCGGTGCCAGGCGCCCGTCACCGCCCCGGAGGCACTTCGAGATCAGCTCCGAACCGACGGAGAGGGCTGA
- a CDS encoding thiolase family protein has protein sequence MRDVYIAAAARTPMGRLGGALKSHSPVDLAAPVMRAVLDRAEVDGGGLDLYIFGNVLRAGQGQLVPRQAALQAGIPESVDGYAVDMVCASSMMSIMNGATMIKAGEADLILAGGTEAMSDAGFYLDSDARWGYTFSPGGEQLQDVMHRDGLSDPETGNAMGEQTERLCAEHDIERAALDEIAAASQQRAAEATDAGRFDDEITPVEYDTRSGPETLETDEGIRPGTTAEGLANLGPAFAEDGVLTAGNSSQISDGAAAVLLASADAVDAHGLTPLAKVHRGGWSARESWRFPEAPIPAVHNVLDATDTTLDDYDLFENNEAFAINNILFHRELDVPYDRLNVHGGAIALGHPIGASGTRITVTLLHALRQRDETMGMASICHGTGGGVALAIERTP, from the coding sequence ATGCGTGATGTTTACATCGCCGCGGCTGCCCGGACTCCGATGGGCCGCCTCGGCGGCGCCCTTAAAAGCCACTCTCCCGTCGACCTTGCCGCGCCGGTCATGCGGGCGGTGCTCGACCGTGCCGAGGTCGATGGAGGGGGGCTCGACCTCTACATTTTTGGGAACGTGCTCCGGGCGGGGCAGGGCCAGCTGGTGCCGCGTCAGGCGGCCCTTCAGGCGGGGATTCCCGAGAGTGTCGACGGGTATGCCGTGGACATGGTGTGCGCTTCTAGCATGATGTCGATCATGAACGGGGCGACGATGATCAAGGCCGGAGAGGCCGACCTCATCCTTGCGGGCGGCACCGAGGCGATGTCCGACGCGGGCTTCTATCTAGATTCCGATGCGCGGTGGGGCTACACGTTCTCGCCGGGGGGAGAGCAGCTGCAGGATGTCATGCATCGCGATGGCCTCAGTGATCCGGAGACCGGCAACGCTATGGGCGAGCAAACCGAACGGCTCTGTGCGGAGCACGACATCGAGCGGGCGGCGCTTGACGAGATTGCGGCCGCTTCCCAACAGCGTGCCGCCGAGGCGACGGATGCCGGTCGCTTCGATGACGAAATTACCCCGGTGGAGTACGACACGCGGTCGGGGCCCGAGACGCTGGAGACGGACGAGGGCATCCGTCCGGGCACGACGGCGGAGGGGCTTGCAAACCTGGGACCGGCCTTCGCGGAGGACGGCGTGTTGACGGCGGGCAACAGCAGTCAAATCTCCGACGGGGCCGCGGCGGTGCTTCTCGCCAGCGCCGATGCGGTGGACGCACACGGCCTCACGCCGCTTGCGAAGGTGCATCGCGGCGGCTGGTCGGCACGCGAGTCGTGGCGCTTTCCGGAGGCGCCCATTCCGGCGGTTCACAATGTGCTCGACGCGACCGACACGACGCTGGACGACTACGACCTCTTCGAAAACAACGAGGCCTTTGCGATCAACAACATCCTCTTTCACCGCGAGCTCGACGTGCCCTACGACCGGTTGAACGTGCACGGCGGCGCAATCGCGCTCGGCCATCCCATCGGGGCGTCGGGGACACGAATTACGGTGACGCTCCTTCATGCCCTGCGGCAACGCGACGAGACGATGGGCATGGCTTCCATCTGCCACGGCACGGGCGGCGGTGTGGCGCTGGCCATCGAGCGTACCCCCTGA
- a CDS encoding DUF4097 domain-containing protein, producing the protein MPSPSSTATVMDAAFEAYAFDTLVLDVPDAHLHLQPHDEANRVQVHGTVPKAAPDTARRLFDQKEISAQQSGDRLYVSGHRVSGGISDWRRHHHHPTAVRLNVFLPPSLNVTAQASGGAVEVSDLAGSVALTVPGGSVHASGLAGPLQIQGSGGDLTVQDGTDAALNAQWAAGTVRLERLQDMSVTLQARSSPTTVEDLSGSADLSVHGAALTLRGLTGPCEAQVQGGALTYRGAPTQATTLQSIGGPLRMHLPSDQAAALVLSGSRATLDDDFAFEGTQTAHRVEGRLNGGGASFEGRAVQGTAQCRAVSRA; encoded by the coding sequence ATGCCTTCTCCTTCCTCAACGGCGACCGTCATGGACGCGGCGTTCGAAGCCTATGCGTTCGACACGCTCGTTCTCGACGTGCCCGACGCGCACCTCCATCTCCAGCCCCACGACGAGGCCAACCGTGTCCAGGTCCACGGCACAGTGCCAAAGGCCGCCCCAGACACCGCCCGTAGGTTGTTTGACCAGAAGGAAATCTCCGCCCAACAGTCGGGCGACCGGTTGTACGTTTCTGGGCATCGCGTTTCTGGCGGAATTTCGGACTGGCGCCGGCATCACCATCACCCGACGGCCGTCCGCCTCAACGTCTTCCTTCCGCCCAGTCTCAACGTGACCGCCCAGGCTTCGGGGGGAGCGGTCGAGGTCTCCGACTTGGCCGGCAGCGTTGCCCTGACCGTACCGGGCGGTTCGGTGCACGCCAGCGGGCTGGCGGGGCCGCTCCAGATTCAGGGAAGCGGCGGCGACCTCACGGTTCAGGACGGCACCGATGCCGCCCTGAACGCTCAGTGGGCAGCCGGCACCGTCCGCCTCGAACGCCTCCAGGACATGTCCGTCACCCTGCAGGCGCGGTCCTCCCCCACGACCGTTGAGGACCTGAGCGGATCCGCCGACCTGTCGGTCCACGGCGCGGCGCTGACCCTGCGAGGCCTGACCGGGCCCTGCGAGGCCCAGGTCCAGGGCGGGGCGCTCACCTATCGGGGAGCCCCCACCCAGGCCACCACCCTTCAGTCCATCGGCGGCCCCCTCCGAATGCATCTCCCTTCTGACCAGGCCGCTGCCCTTGTGCTTTCGGGTTCTCGCGCAACCCTCGACGACGACTTTGCGTTCGAGGGGACACAAACGGCCCACCGTGTCGAAGGCCGGCTCAACGGAGGAGGGGCCTCGTTCGAGGGCCGAGCCGTTCAGGGAACGGCGCAGTGTCGCGCAGTGTCCAGGGCATAG
- a CDS encoding DNA-3-methyladenine glycosylase, which translates to MEPLPASFFNRPTVSVARDLLGARLVHEAPTGTRIVGRIVETEAYTEDDPACHASHLSRDPETGEVVGQGRGQDLFAAPGTAYVYLIYGIHWLLNVVTEPEGTAGAVLIRGVEPEAGIDDMRKERGVDRKVNLTNGPGKLAEAFGIDGDAHKTRLTARPLFFTDGASVEDERVAQSSRIGISKGVERPWRWYVAENRFVSPASPSS; encoded by the coding sequence ATGGAGCCCCTCCCTGCGTCCTTTTTCAACCGGCCGACGGTCTCCGTCGCTCGGGACCTACTCGGCGCTCGTCTCGTCCACGAGGCCCCGACGGGCACTCGCATCGTGGGACGGATCGTGGAGACGGAAGCCTACACGGAGGACGATCCCGCCTGCCACGCCTCCCACCTCTCGCGTGACCCAGAGACCGGTGAGGTGGTGGGACAGGGACGGGGCCAAGACTTGTTTGCCGCACCGGGCACCGCGTACGTGTATCTCATATACGGCATCCATTGGCTCCTCAACGTGGTGACGGAGCCGGAGGGCACGGCGGGAGCCGTGCTGATTCGAGGGGTGGAGCCCGAAGCGGGCATCGACGACATGCGAAAAGAGCGGGGCGTGGACCGCAAGGTGAATCTAACGAATGGGCCGGGGAAGCTGGCGGAAGCGTTTGGCATCGACGGCGACGCTCACAAGACGCGCCTGACGGCCCGCCCGCTGTTTTTTACCGACGGGGCCTCAGTCGAGGACGAGCGGGTCGCACAGTCGTCACGCATCGGCATCTCCAAGGGGGTGGAGCGCCCCTGGCGCTGGTACGTGGCCGAGAACCGGTTCGTCTCACCGGCCAGCCCGAGCAGCTAA
- the alaS gene encoding alanine--tRNA ligase, producing MSHDAMNPHLQSSADPSRSSEEIREDFLQFFRAKGHEVVPSASLVPDGDGTLLFTNAGMNQFKDVFLGSGQRPYSRAVDTQKCLRVSGKHNDLEEVGHDTYHHTFFEMLGNWSFGDYFKAEAIRWAWELLVERWGLSPERLYATVHEGDDDFGLSADAEAYDLWCSETPLPEERVLYEPSKENFWMMGDTGPCGPCSELHVDLRPPEARQETPGRELVNADHPQVMELWNLVFIQYNAQPDGSLEPLDDQHVDTGMGFERMVAVLQGEESTYDTDLFAPLLQAMADLSPREEIRGYDDLHIEDDDERERVRIALRVVADHIRAIAFAISDGVMPSNEGRGYVIRRILRRAVRYGYQTLELDEPFLHRLVDPLIEKMGGQFDGLVEQQEFIEQAIRSEEESFLETLGTGIEFFERVVPHVTSFQNTDGEGTDHLLGELREDPRAMDLLEKAYVDTDDENDILRGFARTARSGTLPGQIAFLLHDTYGFPVDLTRLMARERGLDVDMEGYETLMDRQQERARAASDFAVDQSNVHAWQPVSEGKASVFVGYDQEAVPDAEVRAVRVVESDDAQQYEVELSRTPFYAEAGGQVGDTGTLRFGDEQVRVLDTQRASERIAHTVDALPEHLDGPVEAVVDAERRNHIRAHHTATHLMHAVLRETLGDHVQQKGSLVAPDRLRFDFSHFDAVEEDTLRHIERRVNTAIQQNISKQEARDMPIDEALDRGATALFDEQYGDRVRVITFDPDFSMELCGGTHVDATGEIGLFRFVSEGSVASGVRRVEAVAGAAALEHVASELDTLSRARRQFRSLHTSLPEAIAEVQEERDRLEKEVDQLRRGQLSDQLETFIAENATAVDQVTVVTGRLDRASMDDLQELGQQFRDKLGEGTVGVLGSVGEDGEKAYVVATVADDLLDEGEVRAGDLVGTLGDRLGGGGGGRPSLASAGGRDPEALDSVLDDVPALVRDRLE from the coding sequence ATGTCCCACGACGCGATGAATCCCCACCTCCAGTCGTCTGCCGACCCGTCCCGCTCTTCCGAAGAGATCCGGGAGGACTTTCTGCAGTTTTTTCGGGCGAAGGGTCACGAGGTTGTCCCCAGCGCGTCCCTCGTGCCGGACGGGGACGGCACCCTGCTCTTCACGAACGCCGGCATGAACCAGTTCAAGGATGTATTCCTGGGATCTGGGCAGCGGCCGTACTCACGGGCCGTCGACACGCAGAAGTGCCTGCGGGTCTCCGGCAAGCACAACGACCTGGAGGAAGTGGGACACGATACGTACCACCACACCTTCTTCGAGATGCTGGGCAACTGGAGCTTCGGCGACTACTTCAAGGCCGAGGCCATCCGGTGGGCGTGGGAGCTACTCGTGGAGCGGTGGGGCCTGTCGCCGGAGCGACTGTACGCCACGGTGCACGAGGGCGACGACGACTTCGGCCTCTCGGCCGATGCGGAGGCGTACGACCTGTGGTGTTCGGAGACGCCGCTCCCCGAGGAGCGAGTCCTCTACGAACCGTCGAAGGAAAACTTCTGGATGATGGGCGACACCGGCCCCTGCGGCCCGTGCTCGGAGCTTCACGTGGACCTGCGCCCTCCGGAGGCCCGACAGGAGACGCCAGGGCGTGAGTTGGTGAACGCCGACCACCCGCAGGTGATGGAGCTATGGAATCTCGTCTTTATTCAGTACAACGCACAGCCCGACGGCAGCCTGGAGCCGCTTGACGACCAGCACGTGGACACGGGGATGGGCTTCGAGCGCATGGTGGCCGTGCTGCAGGGCGAGGAATCGACGTACGACACGGACCTCTTCGCGCCGCTCCTGCAGGCCATGGCCGATCTTTCTCCGCGTGAGGAGATCCGAGGCTACGACGACCTGCACATCGAAGACGACGACGAGCGCGAACGCGTGCGAATTGCCCTTCGCGTGGTGGCCGATCACATCCGTGCCATCGCCTTTGCCATCTCCGACGGCGTGATGCCGAGCAACGAGGGGCGAGGATACGTCATCCGCCGCATCCTGCGCCGGGCCGTCCGCTACGGCTACCAGACCCTCGAGCTGGACGAGCCGTTTCTACACCGCCTCGTCGACCCGCTGATTGAAAAGATGGGCGGCCAGTTCGATGGGCTCGTCGAGCAGCAGGAGTTCATCGAGCAGGCGATCCGGTCCGAGGAGGAGAGCTTCCTGGAGACCCTGGGCACGGGCATTGAGTTCTTCGAGCGCGTGGTGCCCCACGTCACTAGCTTTCAGAACACGGACGGGGAGGGCACCGATCATCTTCTCGGCGAGCTTCGAGAGGACCCCCGTGCGATGGATCTGCTGGAGAAAGCGTACGTCGATACCGACGACGAGAACGACATCCTGCGCGGCTTTGCCCGTACGGCCCGTAGCGGGACACTCCCGGGACAGATCGCGTTTCTCCTCCATGACACGTACGGGTTCCCGGTCGATCTCACGCGGCTGATGGCCCGCGAGCGAGGCCTGGATGTGGACATGGAGGGGTACGAAACGCTCATGGACCGGCAGCAGGAGCGTGCGCGCGCCGCCTCCGACTTTGCGGTGGACCAGAGCAATGTGCATGCTTGGCAGCCGGTGTCGGAGGGAAAGGCGTCCGTTTTCGTCGGGTACGATCAGGAGGCCGTCCCTGATGCCGAGGTTCGTGCGGTGCGGGTGGTGGAAAGCGATGACGCCCAACAGTACGAGGTTGAGCTAAGCCGCACCCCCTTTTACGCCGAGGCGGGGGGGCAGGTGGGGGATACCGGCACGCTCCGATTTGGGGACGAGCAGGTGCGAGTGCTCGACACCCAGCGTGCGAGCGAGCGCATCGCGCACACGGTGGATGCCCTGCCAGAGCATTTGGACGGCCCGGTGGAGGCGGTGGTGGACGCGGAGCGACGCAATCACATCCGGGCCCACCACACGGCCACTCACCTGATGCACGCCGTCTTGCGTGAGACGCTGGGGGACCACGTGCAGCAGAAGGGATCGCTCGTGGCGCCGGACCGGCTCCGGTTCGACTTTAGCCACTTCGATGCGGTCGAGGAGGATACCCTGCGTCACATCGAGCGTCGGGTGAACACCGCGATTCAGCAAAACATTTCGAAGCAGGAGGCGCGTGACATGCCCATCGACGAGGCGCTGGACCGCGGCGCGACGGCCCTGTTCGACGAGCAGTACGGGGATCGGGTGCGCGTCATTACCTTCGATCCGGACTTCTCCATGGAGCTGTGTGGGGGGACCCACGTCGATGCCACTGGGGAGATCGGGCTCTTCCGGTTCGTGTCCGAGGGCTCGGTGGCCTCGGGCGTGCGCCGTGTGGAGGCCGTGGCCGGGGCGGCGGCGCTGGAGCACGTGGCGTCTGAGCTCGACACGCTGTCGCGGGCCCGCCGACAGTTTCGGTCCCTGCACACCTCTCTGCCGGAGGCCATTGCGGAGGTGCAGGAGGAGCGCGACCGCCTGGAGAAAGAGGTTGATCAACTGCGCCGCGGTCAGCTCTCGGATCAGTTGGAGACCTTCATTGCGGAGAACGCGACCGCCGTGGACCAGGTGACGGTCGTTACCGGTCGGCTCGATCGGGCAAGCATGGACGACCTGCAGGAACTGGGGCAGCAGTTCCGCGACAAGCTGGGTGAGGGGACGGTTGGTGTCCTCGGCAGCGTGGGAGAGGACGGAGAGAAGGCGTACGTGGTGGCCACGGTGGCCGACGACCTCCTCGATGAGGGGGAGGTGCGGGCCGGAGACCTTGTCGGGACGCTGGGCGACCGGCTCGGGGGCGGTGGGGGCGGGCGCCCGTCTCTAGCATCGGCTGGTGGGCGCGACCCTGAGGCCCTCGACTCGGTGCTGGATGACGTTCCGGCCCTTGTCCGCGACCGCCTAGAGTAG